CACACTGACAATAATGGCTAAAGAACGGATCATCTTAAAACCCTCATTTGTTGAGTTGCTGCCCAGGTTTCTTCCAGCTCAAATGATTCTCTCTTGTTTTGCTCATAAAGAAACTGCTCACGATGCTTATCAGACAGCTTTTCCATTGCTTTCACTTCCTGCTCGGCACTTGCAAGTGCCTGTCGGCAGGCGTGAATCTGTTTTTCTACAATCTTACGATTTGCTATGAGCGTCTGAATCTGAGCCTGTAGTTGTCCGGCATAAAATCGCAGGCTGCTAGTACCATCAATGTCAACGGCACCTTTTGATTGACGTATTCGTATCTCCTGAAACTGTTTTGTCCTCAATTCCTCTAAATTCCGCTTTTGTTGTTTTAAACGTTGATCTGTCTGTATTACCTCTCCCAGTAACTGGCGGCATAAACCTCGTTTATGACATCGCATTTTGAGGACGGACTCAAATTGAAACTGAAATTTTTTCATACTGAACTCGTTATCGCATCTCGATTAACAAAATAGGGAAAGGATAAATCTCACCTATTTTGTATTTCTAACTGTCTCAACTTCCTGCTCGCTTTCAGAGTCATGGCTTATTGACGCGAGTTGTCGCGAGCGAGCTAGTAAATTTTCAAGCCCCTTCGCCGCGTCTTCATAATTTGAATTTTCTGTGCTTCCCTGTTTC
The Gimesia aquarii DNA segment above includes these coding regions:
- a CDS encoding flagellar export protein FliJ, with amino-acid sequence MKKFQFQFESVLKMRCHKRGLCRQLLGEVIQTDQRLKQQKRNLEELRTKQFQEIRIRQSKGAVDIDGTSSLRFYAGQLQAQIQTLIANRKIVEKQIHACRQALASAEQEVKAMEKLSDKHREQFLYEQNKRESFELEETWAATQQMRVLR